Part of the Streptomyces europaeiscabiei genome is shown below.
GCAGGCGGGGCCCCGTAGGTCGGCCCGGCCGTCGCCGTCGGGGGGCTCGCCGAGGATGATGCCGCCCAGCAGGGCGCCGGCCAGGCCGTCGCCGACGGGGCCGCCGTACGGGTTGCCGTACGCCCGGACGTCCTGCTCGGCCAGGTGCCGGGCCTCCTGGGCGAGGGCGTGGGCCCGTTGGGCGTGCCGGGTGTTCTCGGCGGTCCCGTCACTCTCGTTCTGCTCGCCTGAATCCGCCGGTATCGCCTGCGCCAGGTGCCGCTCAGCCTCCCACAGTCGGGTCCTGGCCGTCGCCCCCACCGCTCCCCGGTGCGTGGTGAGGAAATCGGCTGCCGCGGCGACCGCGCTGCGGGCCGGCAGGAGCCAGTGGCCCTGTCGGCGGAGGACGTCGAGCGGGTCGTCGTACGAGCCGGTGCGGAGGGCACCCTGCTCGACGGTCCCGGCAGCGTGCGCCAGCTCGGCGGCGAGCCGCTCCACCCCGGTCACGAACATGTCCGCCTGGTCGATCGCGCCCTCGGCGGCCCGTAGGTGTACGGCCGCGGTGTGCAGGTCGCCCGGGTAGGCGGCCTGGCGGGCGCGGTTCAGCTCGCTGGTGGCGAAGACCAGGCGGTCCTTGGCCTGTTCGACGTGGCCGGTGACGGGGAGGGAGGCGGCCGGGGCGTAGCCGTCGCGGAGCGCGGTGAGGGTGGTGGTCGCGGTCGCCGTACGGCCGGTCAGCTCGCGGAAGCGGGACTCCGCGCACTCCAGGGCCGGGGTGATGTCCCTCTCCAGGGCGCGGAGTTGATCGAAGGCGGGCGTCGCCGTGTCCAGCCGCCGCTGTGCGGTCGTGCACCGGACGAGGATCTCCGCCAGCAGCGCGCGTTCCTCGTCGGGCGACAGGGCGTCACGCTCCTCCTCCCACCGCAGAGCCGCTCGACAGGCCCCCACCAGCTCCCCCCGCGCATCCGCCAACGCCTCCACGAACGGCTGCACCGCGTCCCGAGCGGCGGGTGTCTCCGCAAAGGCCATGGCCGGGTCGAGCACGACCGCGCCCTCCACGAGCGGCCCGCCCGATTCAGCCCCCGGCGACTTCTCCGGGTGCGGCTGGGGGCCACTGGGGTCGGCGGGGTCGGCTGTGGGTGGTTCGGGTCCGTCGTGGCCGACCGGGCTTTCCCCCTGCGGCTCCGCTTCGTCACGAGCTCCCGCCTTCTCCGGGTGCGGCTGGGGGGTGCTGTCACTGGCGGGGCTGGCGGGGTCGGCGGGGTCGGTGGTGGATGGTTCGGTTTCCGCAGGGCTCGCCGGGCTTTCCTCGTGCGGCCCGGCGTCTTCGCGGTCCGTCGGCCCTTCCACCGGCGGCTCGGCGGCACCACGGCCCGGCCGGGCCGCCGCGAAGCGGAGTTCCTCCGTGCTGGTGCGGACGCTGTCGTCGGTCTCGACGAGGAGCCGCTGGGCCCGGCGGTGGAGGTCGGGCAGCGGCGTGGTCGGCGGTTCGAAGGTGCCGGTCGGGGTCGTGCGCAGCTGGGCGCGGCGCCGACGTCGTACGAGTGAGTACGCGGCCACGGCGACAGCCGTACCCGCGGCGGCCACCGGCAGGATCAGATCCGTCCCGGAGCCCTCGCCGTCGGCCGGAGCGGCCACGCCGACCGGGGGAGCCACGAACCACGCGCCGACGGCCGGAGTCTCGGGCAGCCCGCCGATGGCCGGGACCGTGGACCGTCCGGGGCCGACCGGGCCCGTGGGTCGACCGCCCACCGGCGGGACCACGAGCGGCTCGTCCGGGGCCGGAACCCTGAACAGCTCACCGCCGACCGGAGTCACGGGCCGCACGCCGACGGACAGCTGGTCGGCGTGCCGCTCGGTGGCCTGGCTCTCGGCCGGCTCCGTTGTCGTGGGCAGCAGGAGCCAGGCCATGGCTGCCAGCCCGCCGAACGCGGTGTGGGCCACACGCACGGCTATGTGCGACGTGGCGCCTCGCGCTCGGCTCCTTCTCAGACGCGACGTCACATTTGGGAGCGTATGGCCGGTGTCGCGCGGTCGCGAGTGGGGTGGGGCGGAGTGGGGGAGCCGGAGGCTGGTCCCGGTGGCGGGGGCATGCCATGATCGCCTCGTTCGCAAGGGGGAGGCAGGGGCATGCTGACGACCGTCGGGATCGGGTTCCTCGCGGTGGCCATGGTGGCCACGACCGTGTTCGGTGTCGTCGCGGTCCGTACGGAGTGGATGTTGCCGTGGCTGCGGCGCAGCACGCTGCGGCCGGTGCTGTGGGGCTGGGCCACGCTCAGCGGCAGTGCGGGGCTGGGCCTGTGGTGCGTCGCCATGGCGACCGAACGCGCGGACGCGTTCGGTCTCCCGGGCCTGATCCTCATCGTCACCAACACGGTGCTGTCGTACCTCGCGACCCGCCCCGGCCGCGTCACCGCCCCGTGACGGCCCCGCGCCCCGTGACGGCCCTGCACGTTGTGAGGGCCCCGTGCTCCGTGACGGCCCTGCACGTTGTGAGGGCCCCGTGCTCCGTGACGGCCCTGCACGTCGGGACCGCCCCGCGCCCCGTGACGGCCTCGCACGTCGGGACCGCCCCGCGCCCCGTGACGGCCTCGCACGTCGGGACCGCCCCGCGCCCCGTGACCGCCCCGCGCAGGCCCTCACCCAGTTGAGGAACGCCTCCTGATCTTCGAGCCCAGCCACACCAGTGGGTCGTACTTGCGGTCGACAGCACGTTCCTTGAGCGGGATCAGCGCGTTGTCCGTGATCTTGATGCCTTCGGGGCAGACCTCGGTGCAGCACTTGGTGATGTTGCAGTAGCCGAGGCCGTGTTCGTCCTGGGCCGTCTTCTTGCGGTCCAGGCCGGCGTCCTCCGCCGCGTCCAGCGGGTGCATGTCCAGTTCCGCGACGCGCATCAGGAAGCGCGGACCGGCGAAGGCCGGCTTGTTCTCCTCGTGGTCGCGGACGACATGGCAGGTGTCCTGGCAGAGGAAGCACTCGATGCACTTCCGGAACTCCTGCGGGCGGTCCACGTCCTCCTGCATCATCCGGTACTCGCCGGGGCCGAGCTTCTCGGGCGGCACGAAGGCCGGGACCTCACGCGCCTTGGCGTAGTTGAAGTTGACGTCCGTGACCAGGTCGCGGACGACCGGGAAGGCCCGCAGCGGGGTGACGGTGATCGTCTCGTCCCGCTCGAACACCGACATCCGGGTCATGCACATCAGCCGGGGACGGCCGTTGATCTCCGCGGAACACGAACCGCACTTGCCCGCCTTGCAGTTCCAGCGGACGGCGAGGTCGGGGGCCTGGGTCGCCTGGAGGCGGTGGACGATGTCGAGGACCACCTCGCCCTCGTTCACCTCGACCTTGAAATCCTCCAGGCCACCGCCCCGCGCATCGCCCCGCCACACCTTGAAGCGGGCCTCGTAGCCGCTCATGACCCCGTCTCCATGACCGTTCATGACCGCGGCTCCTCGTAGCTGCTCACTCGTACAGCTCCTCTTCGGCGAGGTACTTGACCAGCTCCTCCTTGTCGAAGAGGGCGAGCAGGTCGGGACGGATGGCTTCGGTGGTCTCACGGGTGAGGGCGATCTGGGCGACGACGGGATCCCAGGTCTCCGGCCCGCCCGTCGGATCGGTGAGCCGGCAGAGCAGGTTGATCCGGCGCCAGCCGCGGTCCATCGTCGGATGGTCCTCGCGGGTGTGCCCGCCGCGCGACTCGGTGCGCTCCAGCGCGGCCCGTGCCACGCACTCGCTGACCAGCAGCATGTTCCGAAGGTCGAGGGCGAGATGCCAGCCGGGGTTGAACTGCCGGTGCCCCTCCACACCCGCCCGGCGCGCCCGTACCCGAAGGTCGGCCAGCTTCTCCAGCGCCTGCTCCATCTCGCCCTCGCGGCGGATGATGCCGACCAGGTCGTTCATGGCCTGCTGCAGTTCCTGATGGAGGGTGTACGGGTTCTCCGGCGGCCGACCGGCCTCCAGACCCGGCGCCGGCCCCTCGGCGGAGAACGGCCGCAGCGCCTCGGCGGCGGCCGTGTCGACCTCGATGTCGTCCACCGGCGGCCGTGCCCCGGTCAGCCCCGCCGCGTACCCGGCCGCGTGCTGCCCGGCCCGGCGGCCGAACACCAGCAGGTCGGAGAGGGAGTTGCCGCCCAGCCGGTTGGAGCCGTGCATACCGCCGGCCACCTCACCGGCCGCGAACAGGCCCGGCACCCCGCGTGCAGCCGCCGTGTCCGACTCGACCGCGATACCGCCCATCACGTAGTGGCAGGTGGGCCCGACCTCCATCGCCTCCGCCGTGATGTCGACGTCCGCCAGCTCCTTGAACTGGTGGTACATCGAGGGGAGCCGGCGGCGGATGGTCTCCGCCGGCATCCGCGTGGACACGTCCAGGAAGACCCCGCCGTGCGGTGATCCCCGGCCCGCCTTCACCTCGGAGTTGATGGCCCGCGCCACCTCGTCACGCGGGAGCAGTTCGGGCGGACGGCGGTTGTGGTCCGGGTCCTCGTACCAGCGGTCGCCCTCCTCCTCGGACTGCGCGTACTTCTCCTTGAACACGTCCGGGATGTAGTCGAACATGAACCGCTTGCCCTCGGAGTTCCTGAGCACACCGCCGTCACCGCGCACCGACTCCGTGACGAGGATGCCCTTCACCGACGGCGGCCAGACCATGCCCGTCGGATGGAACTGCACGAACTCCATGTTCAGCAGCGGCGCGCCTGCGAGCAGCGCCAGCGCGTGGCCGTCGCCCGTGTACTCCCACGAGTTCGACGTCACCTTGAACGACTTGCCGATGCCACCGGTGGCGATGACGACGGCGGGCGCTTCGAGGACGAGGAAACGGCCCGACTCGCGCTCGTAGCCGAAGACGCCGGACACCCGCTCGCCCGCGGCGGAGCCGCTGTCGGACACAGTCTTCAACACCCGGGTGACCGTGCACTCCTGGAAGACCTTCAGCCGGGACTCGTAGTCGCCCGTCTCCTTGTGGTCCTCCTGCTGGAGGGCGACGATCTTCTGCTGGAGCGTGCGGATCAGCTCCAGGCCCGTACGGTCACCGACGTGGGCGAGGCGCGGGTACTCGTGGCCGCCGAAGTTGCGCTGCGAGATGCGGCCGTCCTTCGTACGGTCGAAGAGGGCGCCCCAGGTCTCCAGCTCCCACACCCGGTCGGGTGCCTCGCGGGCGTGCAGCTCCGCCATCCGCCACTGGTTGAGGAACTTGCCGCCGCGCATGGTGTCGCGGAAGTGGACCTGCCAGTTGTCACCGGAGTTGACGTTGCCCATGGCGGCCGCGATGCCGCCCTCGGCCATCACCGTGTGGGCCTTGCCGAACAGGGACTTGCAGATCACAGCCGTACGGGCGCCCCGCTCACGGGCCTCGATCGCGGCGCGCAGCCCGGCCCCGCCGGCGCCGATCACGACGACGTCCCACTCCTGTCGTTCGACCACGGACATCAGAAGCACCTTTTGTCTGTTAGAAGAGGGTCGGATCGTCGAAGACGCCGGACGCGACCAGGTACACGTAGAAGTCGGCGAGCGCCACACTCACCAACGACGCCCAGGCGAGCTGCATGTGGCGGGCGTTGAGCTTCCCGACCCAACTCCACATCCGGTAGCGCACGGGATGCCTGGAGAAGTGCTTGAGCTTGCCGCCGACGATGTGCCGGCACGAGTGGCAGGAGAGGGTGTACGCCCAGATCAGCACGATGTTGACGAGGAACACGAGGGTGCCGAGGCCCATGTGGCCCCACTCGTAGTGCTCGTCGCGGAAGGCCAGGACCGTGTCGTAGGTGAGGATGCCGGCGACCAGCAGGGCCGCGTAGAAGAAGTACCGGTGGAGGTTCTGCAGGATCAGCGGGAAGCGGGTCTCGCCGGAGTACTTCTGGTGCGGCTCGGCCACCGCGCAGGCGGGCGGGGACGCCCAGAAGCCGCGGTAGTAGGCCTTGCGGTAGTAGTAGCAGGTCAGGCGGAAGCCGAGCGGGAAGATCAGGATGATGATCGCCGGTGAGATGCCCCACCAGCCGCCGAGGATCTCCCAGTTGGGGCCGGCGCGCATGGGCTCGCAGCGTTCCGCCAGACAGGGCGAGTAGAACGGCGAGACGTAGGGGGCCGCGTAGTAGTGCGCGTCGGCGAAGGCCCGCCAGGTCGAATAGACGATGAAGGCCAGCAGCCCGGCGGCCGTGGCGGCGGGGGCCAGCCACCAGCGGTCGGTGCGCAGATGCGGGGCGGAGATCGCGGCGCGCGTACGGCTCCGCACGCCGCCGCGCTGTGGATGGGGTTCTGTTGCCGGTGGTTCCGTACCAGTGGCCAACGGGGGACTCCCGGTCGGGTTCTTGGCGTGTCGGGTTCTCGGTCTCGGGTTCTTGTGGTGGTCGGTTGTGGTGGTCGGTCGGTTACGGCGGTCAGGGTGCGCGGCGGTCGCGGGCGCCTAGGCCCTCGTCGTCCGAGTCCGTCCACAGGGAGCTGTCGTACGGGGTGTCGGGGATGGAGACGAGGTCGGGGCGGCGCGGCTTCGCCAGTTCGGGGGCGGCCTCGCCGAGCAACGCGACGCTCTCGCGCAGGTGGTCGGCGTCGGTGCGGACGCGGCGTATCTCCAGGCCGCTGCCGCCGAGTTGCTGTTCCAGGCGGCGTACGGACCGGGTCAGTTCGTCCAGGCAGCGCCGGACTGCCGTCAAGTCGTCGTGCACGGACATGACTTGCCCTCGCTTTCAGGGGGCGGTGGCCCCAAGGCGGCAATGTTCATGCGCCTGCGAGTGTCGCGCGTCACACCTGCCGGTGGGAAGCGGTGTGCGGGGTTCTTTTGCGTGGGGGGAGCTCGGGGGGCTGGGGTGGGTTCTTGTCCGCGGGTCCGGTGGGGCTTCTCGCGGAGTTCCCCGCGCCCCTGAAAAGCAGGGGCTGCGGGCCTTGCTTTTCAGGGGCGCGGGGCAGTGGTCTCTCCAGCCGGCAGGGGCCTGATCTCTTGGGGGCGCGGGGAACCGCGCGACCAGCCCTCACCGGACCCGCACCCGCCAAGGCACCCGAACCCACCCGAACTGTCAGGCGTCCAAACGGGTGGGTTCCCGGGGGCTCGCCGTCGTGTCGGCGCACCCGCGAGGCCTCCGTCCTCTTCAGTGGGCCGCATCCGTCTGATCAGCTCCATATACCGCCGAACGTGATCAGAGCCGCCCCCGTCCCCGTTCTCCCACCGCGGAGCGAGGAGGTCGCAGTGATGCCGATTCCCCACGACCGCGTTCGACCGCGCCCCCCGCGCTGCTCCCTGGCGTTCCTGGTCGCCGGCGTGCTCACGATGCCCGTGCTGAGCGGATGCGGTGAGGAGGACCCGGCGGGCAGGCCCGTCGCCGGACAGGACATCGCGCCGGCCGCGCGGAACCTCGTCGCCGACGGCGGCACCCTGCGCTGGGCCGTCGACGCCGTGCCGGAGACGCTGAACACGTTCCAGTCGGACGCCGACCCGGCCACGGCACGGATCGCCGGAGCCGTACTGCCGTCGATGTACCGCCTCGACACCAGCGGACGCCCGCAGCTCAACACCGACTACCTGGAGTCCGCGAAGGTCGTCGAACGCGAGCCCCGCCAGGTTGTCCTCTACAAGCTCCACCAGGAGGCGGTGTGGAGCGACGGCCGGGAGATCGGCGCCGCCGACTTCGCCGCGCAGTGGCGGGCCCTGTCGGGCAAGGACTCCGCGTACTGGACCGCCAGGAACGCCGGCTACGAACGCATCGAGAAGATCGAACGCGGCGACAACGACCTGGAGGTCCGGGTCACCTTCGCCCGCCCGTACGCCGACTGGAGATCGCTCTTCTCGCCGCTGTACCCGAAGCAGGTGATGGGCACCCCCGACTCCTTCAACGACGGCGCCCGCAAGCGGCTCAAGGTCACCGCCGGGCCGTTCGCGCTGAAGGACGTCGACCGCAAGGGCGGCGAGGTCACGCTCGCCCGCAACCTCCGCTGGTGGGGCCGCCCCGCCAAGCTCTCCGAGCTGGTGCTGCGCGCCGTACCGCGCGCCGAGCGGGCCAAGGCGCTGGCCGAGGACCAGGTCGACATCGCCGAGATCGACTCGGTGCAGGCCGAGCGGATCATGCTCGCCTCCCGTGACAGGAAGAAGTCGCAGGGCGCCGGTCCTCCTCTCTCGCGGAGCGCCCCCCAGACCCAGGAGGGCGCCCCCGCCCACGGCCCCGGACTGACCCCCGCGAAGTCGCTTCGGTCCTGGGCCATCGCGCACGGCTCGGACGAGAAGGCCGCGAACGACGAGACCAGCGCCCGGGAGAAGCGGCGCGCGGCGCTCGCCGAGTACACCGCCCAGCAGTCCGCCCTGCGCGGTTTCGCCGTCCGCCGGTCCCTGGAACCCGCCTTCACCCAGCTCGCCCTGAACGGTTCGGACGGCCCCCTCGCCGACGAGCGTGTCCGCCGCGCCGTGGCCCGCGCGATCGACCGCGAGAAGCTCGCCGCCCTCGTCCTGGAGCCCCTCGGCCTGCCCGCCGAGCCCGTCGGCAGCCATCTCGCTCTCGCCGGCCAGGCCGCCTATGCCGACAACAGCGGTGCCCTCGGCGACCAGGACGCCGACGAGGCGCGGGCCCTGCTCGCCGACGCCGGATGGGAACAGGGCGGCCCCCTGGAGCCCGTCCAGCCCATGGAGAGCGAGAAGGCGGCCGGTGCGGAGGGGGAGAAGCCCAGGACGAAGGACGCCGCCGGCTCCGACAAGTCCGGCTCCGGTCCCGGTTCAGGGAAGTCCGCTTCCGCCTCTGCGTCTGCGTCTGCGTCCGTCTCCGCCTCTGCGTCCGCGTCTGCCTCTGCCTCTGCGTCTGCCTCTGCCTCCACGTCCGCCTCTGCGTCCGTCTCCGCCTCCGGTAAATCCGGCTCCTCCGACGACGAGAGCACGTACATCGTCGGCGAGGACAACAAGCCGTACGACGCCGACGCGAACCTCGCGCAGGACGGCAAGCAGTTCAAGCCGGGCGGCGCGCCCGGCGCGTACGCGCCACAGGGGACGCGGGCGCCCGCCGATGCCGCGCGGGGGCCGCTGGCCAAGAACGGCAAGCTCCTGACGCTGAGGTTCGTGCTGCCGGACGGGCCGGGGTCGGAGTCGCTGCGGGCCGTCGGTGAGCGGATCGCGGCGATGCTGGAGCGCGTCGGGATCCGTACGGAGATCACGAAGGTCGCCGACGAGAGCTACTTCAAGGACCACATCGCCAACGGCCAGTACGACCTCGCGCTGTACTCCTGGCCGACCTCCGCGTACCCCGCCACCGACGCCCGGCCGATCTACGCCAAGCCGGTGCCCGCGGCCGACGGCTCGCTGAGCGTCGAGCAGAACTACACGCGCGTCGGCACGGACCGGGTCGACCAACTCTTCGACCAGGCCGTATCCACCCTCGACGAGTCCAAGACCCGCGCCCTGATCCGCAAGGCGGACGCCCGGATCTGGGCCGCCGCCGGATCCATCCCCCTCTACCAGCGGCCCCAGCTCGTCGCCGCCCGCACCACCCTGGCCAACGCGGGTGCCTTCGGCTTCCAGACCCCGGTCTACGAGGACATGGGGTTCTTGAAGAAGGGGGCCAAAACGTCGGCGGACCGGGTGTCGCGGAACTGATACTCACAGCCGCCTCTGACGACGCTCAAACGCCTTGCCTCGCCTTGCCCCGCCCGCACGGGCGGCGGGATGATGACCGCGCTGTTGATCATCATGCGGCTGTGGTGGCCGTACGGGGGAAGTGGGGCGCAGGATGCACACAGTGCGACGGGCATCGGTGGTGGTACTGGCCGCAGCGGCCCTGGCCGTGGCTCTGACGGCCTGCACCGGTAGCCCGGACGGGCAGGCCGAGCAGGACGGACAGGACAAGCCCGCAGCCGGGCAGTCCCGGGCCGCGGCCCAGTCCAAGGCGTGCGGGAACGGCACGTTCACCTGGGTCAACGTCGAGCAGCCGACGCGGCTGATCGCTGTCGCCGACGCGGAGCGGATGGGCGAGGGCGGTGGTGAGTTCACCCGGAAGCTGCGGTGGGTCCGTACGCCGGAGGTCTCGGTGGAGGCCGAAGGGCCGACGCTGGACTCGGCCGACGTGCTGTTCTCGTTGGGCAAGAGGATCGGCTACTTCGACGCCGACGCTCAGTTCATGGACGAGGCCGGCAACGTGTTCGTCGACGTCGGTAACCGTCCCGAGCTGAGCGCCGATCTGGGGTCGGTCACCTCGGCGGGCAACTTCGTGAACTACGCCTATGCGAAGGCGGTGGAAGGCGACTTCCGCTACTCCTGCGCTGACGGCGAGACCACGCTGGGGCATGCCGAGAGCTGGAGGGTCGATGGCGAGGGCAGCCTGACATGCGACCAGGTCCCCAGCGACAGCGCCGTGGCCCTCGAAGCCGCCCGGATCTCCTGCTCCGCGGACTCGGTCGCCGCGAAGGCCGGCCGGAAGGCCGCGGACAAGGCCTTGGCCGCGAACTGAGCGGTGCCCGTGCGGTGCCCGGTCCCCCGCCGGTGCCTCGCCCTCGCTCATCCCGGAGCCCGGCCCCGTCCGACCAGCCCTGAGCTGTGCCGAAGTGGCCCGGCGAGCCCCATCCCCGGCGCACCGGTATTCCAGACCCCGGCGTACGAGGGCATGGGCTTCCTGAAGAGAAGAAGAGCGCGCGGGAGTCGGCGAGCCCGGTGCCCCAGGGCCGAGCTGTCGTGCTCATGCAATCTCTGAGGTATCTCAAATGTCTTGCCGCCCGGCCTCCGCTGCCTCGACGATGATCGTGATCGATCGTCACTCGGTGATCGGACGACGGGGAACGGGGAAGGATGTCATGGGCATGCGTGTCATGGCAGTTCGGACTTCGGCGGCAGCAGGGCTGGCCGCGGTCGCTCTGGCGGCGGGGCTCACGGCTTGTACGGGTGGGTCGGGCGACGGGAAGAAGGACGACCCGGCCTCGGCCAAGGCGTGCACGAACGGGACGTACGCCTGGTCGGATGTCCGGCGGTCGGAGAAGCTGGCCGAGCTTGCCGACCCGATCGACATCCCGAAGAAGGTCGACCAGTACAGAGCCGAACTCGAACCCGTCGGCGACAACCGCTACCGGCCTGCGGTCACCGGTGCCCCCAAAGGCGTCGGCGCGGTCCGGGTCATCAAGGCGCTGGGTAAGCACCTGAAGACGGAGGAGCGGCTCGCGTACCCGTCCGAGCCTGCGGTGG
Proteins encoded:
- a CDS encoding ABC transporter family substrate-binding protein; protein product: MPIPHDRVRPRPPRCSLAFLVAGVLTMPVLSGCGEEDPAGRPVAGQDIAPAARNLVADGGTLRWAVDAVPETLNTFQSDADPATARIAGAVLPSMYRLDTSGRPQLNTDYLESAKVVEREPRQVVLYKLHQEAVWSDGREIGAADFAAQWRALSGKDSAYWTARNAGYERIEKIERGDNDLEVRVTFARPYADWRSLFSPLYPKQVMGTPDSFNDGARKRLKVTAGPFALKDVDRKGGEVTLARNLRWWGRPAKLSELVLRAVPRAERAKALAEDQVDIAEIDSVQAERIMLASRDRKKSQGAGPPLSRSAPQTQEGAPAHGPGLTPAKSLRSWAIAHGSDEKAANDETSAREKRRAALAEYTAQQSALRGFAVRRSLEPAFTQLALNGSDGPLADERVRRAVARAIDREKLAALVLEPLGLPAEPVGSHLALAGQAAYADNSGALGDQDADEARALLADAGWEQGGPLEPVQPMESEKAAGAEGEKPRTKDAAGSDKSGSGPGSGKSASASASASASVSASASASASASASASASTSASASVSASGKSGSSDDESTYIVGEDNKPYDADANLAQDGKQFKPGGAPGAYAPQGTRAPADAARGPLAKNGKLLTLRFVLPDGPGSESLRAVGERIAAMLERVGIRTEITKVADESYFKDHIANGQYDLALYSWPTSAYPATDARPIYAKPVPAADGSLSVEQNYTRVGTDRVDQLFDQAVSTLDESKTRALIRKADARIWAAAGSIPLYQRPQLVAARTTLANAGAFGFQTPVYEDMGFLKKGAKTSADRVSRN
- a CDS encoding succinate dehydrogenase/fumarate reductase iron-sulfur subunit gives rise to the protein MSGYEARFKVWRGDARGGGLEDFKVEVNEGEVVLDIVHRLQATQAPDLAVRWNCKAGKCGSCSAEINGRPRLMCMTRMSVFERDETITVTPLRAFPVVRDLVTDVNFNYAKAREVPAFVPPEKLGPGEYRMMQEDVDRPQEFRKCIECFLCQDTCHVVRDHEENKPAFAGPRFLMRVAELDMHPLDAAEDAGLDRKKTAQDEHGLGYCNITKCCTEVCPEGIKITDNALIPLKERAVDRKYDPLVWLGSKIRRRSSTG
- a CDS encoding fumarate reductase/succinate dehydrogenase flavoprotein subunit: MSVVERQEWDVVVIGAGGAGLRAAIEARERGARTAVICKSLFGKAHTVMAEGGIAAAMGNVNSGDNWQVHFRDTMRGGKFLNQWRMAELHAREAPDRVWELETWGALFDRTKDGRISQRNFGGHEYPRLAHVGDRTGLELIRTLQQKIVALQQEDHKETGDYESRLKVFQECTVTRVLKTVSDSGSAAGERVSGVFGYERESGRFLVLEAPAVVIATGGIGKSFKVTSNSWEYTGDGHALALLAGAPLLNMEFVQFHPTGMVWPPSVKGILVTESVRGDGGVLRNSEGKRFMFDYIPDVFKEKYAQSEEEGDRWYEDPDHNRRPPELLPRDEVARAINSEVKAGRGSPHGGVFLDVSTRMPAETIRRRLPSMYHQFKELADVDITAEAMEVGPTCHYVMGGIAVESDTAAARGVPGLFAAGEVAGGMHGSNRLGGNSLSDLLVFGRRAGQHAAGYAAGLTGARPPVDDIEVDTAAAEALRPFSAEGPAPGLEAGRPPENPYTLHQELQQAMNDLVGIIRREGEMEQALEKLADLRVRARRAGVEGHRQFNPGWHLALDLRNMLLVSECVARAALERTESRGGHTREDHPTMDRGWRRINLLCRLTDPTGGPETWDPVVAQIALTRETTEAIRPDLLALFDKEELVKYLAEEELYE